In Lentilitoribacter sp. Alg239-R112, the following proteins share a genomic window:
- a CDS encoding phosphodiesterase — protein MTKFTKIIQLSDTHIVREGTLAYGVVDTAKYLEQAVRAINERLENMGPIDGLVISGDLTDFGTPEEYERFQRLIEPLTFPTVVMPGNHDDREAMRGAFQFENQSGPLNTHRIIGPVHVLALDSLVTSKPHGFLTNETLAWLKQKLAGINNEPIMVALHHPPFDTGIEHMDCQRLRNSEELLDILNNHKGAKQIVCGHVHRHITSFDNRCPAIIAPSPAHAVALDHRKNGPSDFTMEPGGVLLHTCSNDDICGGMGYRFRSEFVPLGTFDGPYSFGL, from the coding sequence ATGACAAAATTCACTAAGATCATTCAATTATCTGACACACATATTGTTCGGGAAGGCACACTGGCTTATGGTGTTGTCGACACAGCTAAATATCTCGAACAAGCGGTTCGGGCGATCAATGAACGCCTCGAAAATATGGGTCCAATTGATGGGTTGGTTATCAGTGGTGACTTGACAGATTTTGGAACACCAGAAGAATACGAGCGATTTCAACGCCTTATCGAACCATTGACGTTTCCTACTGTTGTGATGCCCGGCAATCACGATGACCGCGAGGCAATGCGAGGGGCCTTTCAGTTTGAAAATCAATCGGGGCCATTAAATACGCACAGGATAATCGGGCCAGTTCATGTACTGGCGCTCGACAGTTTGGTCACGAGCAAACCACACGGTTTTCTAACCAATGAAACCCTTGCGTGGCTAAAGCAGAAACTGGCTGGCATAAACAACGAACCAATTATGGTTGCTCTGCACCACCCTCCTTTTGATACAGGCATTGAGCATATGGATTGCCAACGCTTACGAAACTCTGAGGAATTGTTGGACATATTGAACAATCACAAAGGTGCCAAACAGATTGTTTGCGGACATGTCCATCGCCACATCACGAGTTTTGACAACCGTTGCCCGGCCATCATAGCTCCCTCCCCCGCTCATGCAGTAGCATTAGATCATAGGAAAAACGGACCGTCTGATTTTACAATGGAACCAGGTGGAGTATTACTTCATACTTGCTCCAATGATGACATCTGTGGCGGCATGGGATATAGGTTCAGGTCCGAGTTTGTGCCGCTAGGAACCTTCGATGGACCCTACAGTTTTGGATTGTAA
- a CDS encoding LysR family transcriptional regulator, whose amino-acid sequence MKQWDDIKIFLALVDAGTIRGAADLLELTHVTVTRRIHAFENEIGTILFERLPTGHVLTDAGRSILPLAKATEANVFDLERRVQSIDRKLDGTVTLSLPEAIATILIAPALQDFRELYPQILLKILLSNKLVNLNTHETDIALRLTKNPPDSAYGRCIAKSPLCVYAASSYLAVRPSPDTWVGFDYDPAHQLAGDVDVSIQANGLLAMAELLAAGLGVGVLPCFVGDNHAGLQRIDSTKPKPDLDLWLLVHKDLRTVPRVRAVADFIAERLIRIRPSIEGTE is encoded by the coding sequence ATGAAGCAATGGGACGATATCAAGATATTTTTGGCGCTGGTTGATGCGGGAACAATACGTGGGGCTGCAGATTTGCTGGAACTCACCCACGTTACGGTGACGCGCCGTATTCACGCATTTGAAAATGAGATTGGCACCATCTTGTTTGAGCGTTTACCTACTGGACATGTTTTAACTGATGCTGGCAGATCAATTTTACCTTTGGCAAAAGCAACCGAAGCGAACGTGTTCGATTTGGAGCGGCGTGTGCAATCCATTGACCGCAAGCTTGATGGTACGGTCACGCTCTCGCTGCCAGAAGCCATCGCAACGATATTGATTGCTCCCGCTTTGCAAGACTTTCGGGAGTTATATCCGCAAATTTTGCTTAAAATTTTACTGTCAAACAAGCTAGTTAACTTAAATACGCATGAAACCGATATAGCGCTGCGCCTGACTAAAAATCCGCCAGATAGCGCGTATGGTAGATGCATAGCTAAAAGCCCGCTTTGTGTGTATGCGGCGTCTTCATATCTTGCTGTTCGTCCTTCGCCCGATACTTGGGTCGGTTTTGATTATGATCCTGCGCATCAACTTGCAGGAGATGTGGATGTCTCGATCCAAGCAAATGGACTTTTGGCCATGGCCGAGCTATTAGCCGCCGGATTGGGTGTTGGTGTATTGCCTTGTTTTGTGGGAGATAATCATGCGGGTTTGCAAAGAATTGACTCCACGAAACCAAAACCAGATTTAGATCTTTGGCTGCTAGTTCATAAAGACCTCCGCACCGTACCAAGAGTAAGAGCAGTAGCCGATTTTATCGCAGAACGCCTAATTCGCATTAGACCTTCTATTGAGGGAACTGAATAA
- a CDS encoding LysR family transcriptional regulator, translated as MNSDGLTEFLAVVRSGSFTQAANVLGVSVAHVSRQVARLEERLDTKLLQRNTRSIHLTAPGKLLRKSSEKIADDLEAAFSEVSSAQRNLEGRLRIASLSGSFADHVVSPAVNELATQHPNIEIEIDFNPRQVDILSEGYDIAIRAGPMQSSGLIARLLSSRTKVAAASPEYLSKYGVPAHPSELKRHQCILTHSNSWRFSENTKPLDVAVSGRLRLNSGTAILDACSRGLGVAYMAVGGFENALSLSRLTPILGSFWYTEPSIHIVRPDRRFTPRRVEAAIEILEAFAKRVETKENQLVSALRRY; from the coding sequence ATGAATTCTGATGGACTAACCGAATTTCTTGCCGTTGTACGTTCAGGATCATTCACGCAAGCGGCGAATGTTCTAGGTGTCTCGGTAGCCCATGTTAGTCGACAAGTCGCTCGTCTGGAGGAACGATTAGATACTAAGCTGCTGCAGAGAAATACCCGTTCTATCCACCTGACTGCACCTGGGAAACTATTACGTAAAAGCTCTGAGAAAATCGCTGATGATCTGGAAGCAGCTTTTTCCGAGGTTTCCAGTGCACAACGTAATTTGGAGGGTCGCTTACGGATTGCTTCGCTTTCGGGTTCATTTGCAGATCATGTCGTCAGCCCCGCAGTGAATGAGCTGGCCACCCAACATCCCAATATAGAAATTGAAATAGATTTCAATCCACGTCAGGTCGATATACTAAGTGAAGGGTATGATATTGCGATCCGCGCAGGCCCTATGCAAAGCAGTGGCTTAATAGCAAGGCTGCTTTCATCAAGAACAAAGGTTGCGGCCGCATCGCCCGAATACTTGTCCAAATACGGCGTACCTGCGCACCCAAGTGAATTGAAGAGGCATCAGTGCATATTGACACATTCCAATTCATGGCGGTTTTCAGAAAATACGAAACCTCTGGATGTAGCGGTATCTGGCCGATTAAGGTTAAATTCTGGAACAGCCATCCTTGATGCCTGCTCGCGCGGATTAGGGGTTGCCTACATGGCCGTTGGTGGTTTTGAAAATGCGCTGTCGCTGAGTAGGCTAACGCCAATTTTGGGTAGTTTTTGGTATACCGAACCATCAATCCACATTGTTCGGCCAGACCGCAGATTTACGCCACGTCGCGTGGAGGCTGCTATTGAAATTCTTGAAGCTTTTGCAAAGCGGGTCGAAACAAAAGAAAATCAATTGGTATCGGCTCTTCGCCGGTACTAA
- the rfbG gene encoding CDP-glucose 4,6-dehydratase: MENLELSSFGGAFNKKKVLITGHTGFKGAWLTTWLLHLGANIIGYSKDIPTNPSMFETLGLEQKIAHVIGDICDLTSMRKIIVEEKPDYVFHLAAQSIVSVSYADPIDTITTNIVGTANLLEALRDLDHRCIAMFITSDKCYDNKEWIWGYREIEPMGGKDIYSGSKGAAELIIKSYLSSFFQAGQNDNIRLGVGRAGNVIGGGDWAKDRIVVDMIKSWADGKPVEIRSPNAIRPWQHVLESLSGYLHLAAELGRRADLHGEPFNFGPKDVENRTVLQLLKDFAQHWGFKDDADAFTIAENRLFNEATLLKLNCEKAMHHLNWEANLDYSEAVKFIADWYQKDLNGSVNMYDLTVQQIHQYEKLAQAKGLSWV; the protein is encoded by the coding sequence TTGGAAAATTTGGAGTTAAGTTCCTTCGGTGGTGCTTTTAACAAAAAGAAGGTTTTGATAACCGGTCATACAGGCTTCAAGGGGGCGTGGCTGACCACTTGGCTGTTGCATTTAGGTGCAAATATAATCGGTTATTCGAAGGATATTCCTACAAACCCGTCTATGTTTGAAACATTAGGTTTGGAACAGAAAATTGCCCATGTGATTGGTGATATATGTGATCTAACATCCATGCGAAAAATTATCGTGGAAGAGAAACCTGATTATGTTTTCCATCTCGCCGCACAATCTATTGTGTCGGTTTCATATGCTGATCCTATAGACACGATCACCACAAATATTGTTGGGACGGCTAATCTATTAGAAGCGTTAAGAGACCTGGATCATCGGTGTATTGCAATGTTTATTACCAGTGATAAATGCTATGATAATAAGGAATGGATTTGGGGATATCGCGAGATTGAGCCTATGGGTGGCAAGGACATATATTCCGGTTCCAAGGGTGCGGCAGAACTCATCATCAAATCATATCTGTCATCATTTTTTCAAGCAGGGCAAAATGACAATATCCGGTTGGGAGTTGGTCGCGCAGGAAATGTAATAGGTGGTGGAGACTGGGCTAAGGATCGCATTGTCGTTGATATGATTAAATCTTGGGCTGACGGAAAGCCGGTCGAGATTCGTAGCCCAAATGCCATCCGCCCTTGGCAGCATGTACTTGAATCTCTGAGCGGTTATCTGCATCTTGCGGCTGAATTAGGTCGTCGGGCTGACTTGCATGGAGAGCCATTTAACTTTGGTCCAAAAGATGTGGAGAACCGCACAGTATTGCAGTTGCTAAAAGATTTTGCTCAACACTGGGGGTTTAAAGATGACGCTGATGCATTCACAATTGCAGAAAATCGACTTTTTAATGAAGCGACACTTCTAAAACTCAATTGTGAAAAGGCAATGCATCATTTGAATTGGGAAGCAAATTTGGATTATTCTGAGGCCGTGAAGTTTATAGCGGATTGGTACCAAAAGGATCTAAATGGCAGCGTGAACATGTACGATTTAACCGTTCAACAAATTCACCAGTATGAAAAATTGGCCCAAGCCAAGGGTCTAAGCTGGGTTTAG
- a CDS encoding NUDIX domain-containing protein, which translates to MVLADDWGKLTKHEYDLKRRSGEWQRLTREAYDRGNGATCLLYNSATDCVLLTRQFRLPAFLNGGITSLIETPAGLLDGAEAAERMRVELIEETGYEIATLEHIFDLYMSPGSVTEYLVFFQGSYSENERASVGGGLIEEGEDIEVIHVPLKDAMDMIENGEICDAKTVILLQRLMIQKMTTAL; encoded by the coding sequence ATGGTTTTGGCAGATGATTGGGGTAAGTTGACCAAGCACGAGTACGACTTGAAACGTCGTAGCGGAGAGTGGCAACGTTTAACCCGTGAAGCCTACGACAGGGGAAATGGCGCAACCTGCCTTCTTTATAATTCAGCGACTGATTGCGTGTTGCTCACACGGCAGTTTCGTCTACCTGCATTTTTGAACGGCGGTATAACCTCCCTAATAGAAACCCCTGCAGGGCTGCTAGATGGTGCAGAAGCTGCGGAGCGCATGCGGGTAGAACTGATTGAAGAAACAGGCTATGAAATCGCTACTCTCGAACATATATTCGATCTTTACATGAGCCCCGGTTCAGTCACTGAATATCTTGTGTTTTTTCAAGGGAGCTACTCTGAAAATGAGCGGGCCTCTGTCGGAGGAGGGCTCATTGAAGAGGGTGAAGATATCGAAGTGATACATGTTCCGCTCAAAGATGCGATGGACATGATTGAAAATGGTGAGATCTGCGATGCCAAAACAGTCATACTTTTACAGCGACTAATGATACAGAAAATGACAACAGCGCTATAA
- the ppx gene encoding exopolyphosphatase has translation MVESEAQGRLPGIRPVAVVDIGSNSVRLVIYEGLLRSPNILFNEKALCGLGKGVATTGQMDPEGVERAIKTLYRFRRLCDQVGAEDVHVLATAAARDATNGPAFIKDAEAALKCKLKVLTGEEEAKFASFGVISGVYNPDGIVGDLGGGSLELVDINKKDQKGITLPLGGLRLQDESGGDLDKARKIAKSHISKVDLLSAGKGRQFYAVGGTWRAIAKLHMEATDYPMHMMQGYEIGYSEMMDFLDDVLALDEFEKDTLRAVSKNRRNLMPFGALTMQEVLKRMKPERIAFSAQGVREGYLYSLLDKKNADLDPLLEVSREFSILRARSPIHAQELVDFTESAFPVFGIKENKENSRYRAAACYLADISWRAHPDYRGLQALNIISNGSFASVSHPGRVYIALTNYYRYEGLSDDGVSRSLIDVATPDFVFRAKLLGAILRVLYLFSASVQGAIPKLMFKLADKKSDADIYLCVPKSMSDFLGERLANRIAQLERLVDKKIEIKII, from the coding sequence ATGGTTGAATCGGAAGCTCAAGGGCGCTTGCCCGGGATAAGACCCGTTGCTGTAGTTGATATCGGGTCGAATTCTGTTCGCTTGGTTATATACGAAGGCCTTTTGCGTTCTCCTAATATTCTGTTTAATGAAAAAGCACTGTGCGGACTTGGCAAAGGTGTGGCAACGACCGGTCAGATGGACCCAGAAGGCGTTGAGCGCGCAATTAAGACACTCTATCGATTTAGAAGATTATGCGATCAAGTTGGCGCAGAAGACGTTCACGTTTTAGCAACTGCCGCTGCACGCGACGCAACAAATGGGCCTGCCTTCATCAAAGATGCAGAAGCAGCGCTCAAATGCAAACTTAAAGTCCTGACCGGTGAGGAAGAGGCAAAGTTCGCCTCCTTTGGTGTGATAAGCGGAGTTTATAATCCTGATGGCATCGTAGGCGATCTGGGTGGCGGATCTCTTGAATTGGTCGATATCAATAAGAAGGATCAAAAAGGTATTACACTCCCGCTTGGTGGCTTGCGGTTGCAAGATGAATCTGGTGGGGATCTGGACAAAGCTCGCAAAATTGCAAAATCGCATATATCGAAGGTTGATTTGTTATCAGCCGGAAAGGGACGACAGTTTTATGCCGTAGGCGGAACATGGCGAGCTATCGCGAAGTTGCACATGGAAGCGACAGATTATCCCATGCATATGATGCAAGGCTATGAAATCGGATATTCCGAGATGATGGACTTTCTCGATGATGTTCTCGCTCTTGATGAGTTTGAGAAGGATACGCTCAGAGCTGTTTCCAAAAATCGACGAAACTTGATGCCTTTTGGCGCTTTGACAATGCAAGAAGTTTTAAAGCGAATGAAACCGGAGCGAATTGCTTTTTCAGCGCAGGGTGTTCGCGAAGGATATCTCTACTCTTTGCTTGATAAGAAAAATGCTGACCTAGACCCTTTGCTGGAAGTGTCGCGAGAATTTTCAATCCTCCGTGCTCGCTCTCCCATCCATGCACAAGAACTCGTTGATTTTACTGAAAGTGCATTTCCAGTTTTTGGAATAAAAGAGAACAAAGAGAATTCTCGCTATCGCGCTGCTGCATGTTATCTGGCTGATATTAGCTGGCGTGCGCACCCTGATTACCGCGGACTTCAGGCACTTAACATCATCTCCAACGGATCATTTGCGAGTGTCTCGCATCCGGGAAGAGTATATATCGCGCTGACGAATTACTACCGATATGAAGGGCTTTCTGATGATGGCGTGTCGCGCAGCCTCATAGATGTTGCGACGCCGGATTTTGTTTTCAGAGCAAAGTTGCTCGGCGCGATCTTGCGTGTTTTGTACCTGTTTTCAGCTTCCGTGCAGGGCGCGATCCCCAAGCTGATGTTCAAACTTGCAGATAAGAAAAGCGATGCAGATATCTATCTGTGTGTTCCAAAGAGTATGAGCGACTTTTTGGGCGAGCGCCTTGCCAATCGAATAGCACAATTGGAAAGATTGGTTGATAAAAAAATTGAAATTAAGATCATCTAG
- a CDS encoding Na/Pi cotransporter family protein translates to MQLYIFVLQLTAAVMLLLYSTRMVRTGVERAMGSSLKNIFMRSRRGVILNVFAGVSGAVLLQSSTAVALLVSGFAATGVMGVTGSLAVVLGADFGTAIVVQFLSLNLTALIPVFLAIGGILFLKFEKRTVKQIGRILIGIAFILLSLKMIGEATTPMRESAFLPAVVQYLGEDAFTAFLGGALLTFIFHSSVAAILLFATFCALGVLPVAAGISLVLGANVGGGLIAVWLTRNSHIKARRITIGNLIVRATGAIIVLIALQFYSLPYDVLGVNAERQLVNFHFIFNAGLVLAFLPLIVPLAKLSKQLIGENGPVATDFKPASALKRDTLDNPSLALACATRELLRMSEQIEVMFAPVMDFFVVRNPAEAERIRKMDEEINLHHTDIKLFIAELNQRELTAEQAQRGMELINITISLEHVGDLISRDMLKVASSIHDKELSFSEEGWNELTSLHNRVSTNIQLALNVLISDDLESARQLIREKEIVRNLEKQSHDKHLNRLSSGARDSITTSDIHLETIRILKEINSRFVTFAYPVLANCGELLDSRLAEGETAPQRGVL, encoded by the coding sequence ATGCAACTATATATATTCGTTCTACAGTTAACAGCGGCGGTGATGTTGCTGCTATACTCTACGCGCATGGTTCGTACAGGGGTAGAACGAGCTATGGGGTCCTCGTTAAAAAACATCTTTATGCGAAGCAGGCGCGGTGTCATTCTCAATGTTTTTGCAGGTGTATCCGGTGCTGTGTTGCTTCAAAGTTCTACAGCTGTTGCTCTACTCGTTTCCGGATTCGCCGCAACCGGCGTTATGGGTGTAACGGGATCTTTAGCTGTTGTTCTTGGCGCAGATTTCGGGACTGCTATAGTGGTTCAATTCCTAAGCCTTAACCTTACGGCACTCATTCCTGTTTTTCTGGCAATTGGTGGGATATTGTTTCTCAAATTTGAAAAGAGAACAGTTAAGCAGATTGGCCGTATCTTAATCGGTATCGCCTTCATTCTCTTATCACTAAAAATGATTGGAGAAGCTACAACACCAATGAGGGAAAGCGCCTTTCTGCCAGCGGTCGTACAGTATTTGGGTGAAGATGCATTCACGGCCTTCCTTGGCGGCGCATTGCTGACATTTATTTTTCACTCCAGCGTTGCGGCAATCCTACTATTTGCAACATTTTGCGCCTTAGGTGTTTTGCCAGTTGCAGCCGGTATATCGTTAGTATTAGGTGCCAATGTGGGTGGAGGATTGATTGCGGTTTGGTTGACCCGTAATTCCCACATTAAGGCGCGACGTATCACTATTGGCAATCTGATTGTACGGGCAACAGGGGCAATCATCGTCCTCATCGCTCTGCAATTTTACTCCCTGCCCTATGACGTTTTAGGTGTTAATGCCGAGCGCCAGTTGGTCAATTTTCATTTTATTTTTAATGCCGGCCTCGTTTTGGCATTTCTGCCATTGATTGTTCCACTTGCTAAGTTAAGCAAACAGCTAATTGGGGAAAACGGACCTGTCGCTACCGATTTCAAACCAGCAAGCGCCCTTAAACGCGATACGCTGGACAATCCAAGTCTGGCATTAGCCTGTGCTACCCGCGAACTACTGCGAATGAGTGAGCAAATTGAAGTGATGTTTGCTCCCGTCATGGATTTTTTTGTTGTGCGTAATCCTGCTGAAGCGGAACGCATCCGCAAGATGGATGAGGAAATCAATCTGCATCATACAGACATCAAACTATTCATCGCAGAACTCAATCAGCGTGAACTTACAGCCGAGCAGGCTCAAAGAGGTATGGAGCTTATCAATATAACCATTAGCCTGGAGCATGTTGGTGATCTGATATCCAGAGATATGTTGAAAGTAGCATCTTCCATTCATGATAAGGAACTAAGCTTTTCCGAGGAAGGATGGAATGAACTGACCAGCCTTCACAATCGAGTAAGTACCAATATTCAACTGGCTCTGAATGTCCTTATTTCTGATGATCTGGAATCTGCAAGGCAATTAATCAGAGAAAAAGAGATTGTGCGTAATTTGGAAAAACAAAGCCATGACAAACATCTGAACAGGTTAAGTAGTGGTGCACGAGACAGTATCACTACAAGTGATATTCATCTGGAAACAATTCGAATTTTGAAAGAAATAAATTCACGTTTTGTGACTTTTGCATATCCAGTTTTAGCTAATTGTGGAGAACTGCTTGATAGTCGGTTAGCCGAGGGAGAAACAGCCCCTCAAAGAGGCGTTTTATAA
- a CDS encoding ABC transporter ATP-binding protein, with the protein MSGTKIHLENCSKTFPDGTRALLPTNIDVSPGEILALLGPSGCGKTTMLRIIAGLEMPDAGGRIMFDDTDVSTVAIEKRSVGMVFQSYALFPNMTVRDNIGYGLKIKGIDAAKIKERVDEVIELCQLEGLGNRNIKALSGGQRQRVAVARAVAPQPKILLLDEPLSALDAGLRDQLRDELALLLRKLSITTVFVTHDQSEAMAIADRVAVMRSGKMLQIDDPRSLYSKPSSAFVARFVGAANELSGVASNDKLSLQTGTLTLPKSGSPQGPTTVYVRQEAIKLTETKGNGLEGTVVSKTFLGSSQKVVLSGVSDKLISVVTDPSTQCEIGQTFGLSIKTEDILVLEDQ; encoded by the coding sequence ATGAGCGGTACAAAAATTCACTTAGAAAACTGTTCCAAAACATTCCCAGATGGAACACGCGCGTTATTGCCGACAAATATTGACGTATCCCCCGGTGAGATACTGGCATTGCTTGGCCCATCGGGGTGCGGCAAGACCACGATGTTGCGCATCATTGCGGGCTTAGAGATGCCCGATGCAGGCGGTCGCATTATGTTTGATGATACCGATGTCTCAACGGTAGCAATCGAAAAACGTTCTGTTGGCATGGTTTTTCAATCCTATGCGCTTTTCCCGAATATGACCGTACGAGATAACATCGGTTATGGTCTTAAAATCAAAGGCATTGATGCTGCCAAAATCAAAGAACGCGTTGATGAAGTGATAGAGCTTTGCCAGTTGGAGGGTTTGGGTAATCGCAATATTAAAGCGCTTTCCGGTGGACAAAGGCAGCGTGTTGCTGTTGCAAGGGCTGTTGCTCCACAACCCAAAATACTGCTGCTTGATGAGCCGCTTTCGGCGCTCGATGCGGGATTGAGAGATCAGTTGCGTGACGAGCTGGCGTTACTTCTTAGAAAACTATCAATTACAACGGTTTTCGTCACTCATGACCAATCTGAAGCCATGGCAATTGCTGACCGTGTGGCGGTTATGCGCTCTGGTAAAATGTTGCAAATTGATGACCCTAGAAGCCTTTATTCCAAGCCATCGAGTGCATTTGTTGCTCGTTTTGTTGGGGCTGCTAATGAATTATCCGGCGTGGCAAGCAACGATAAATTATCATTGCAGACGGGCACACTGACATTACCAAAGTCTGGATCGCCGCAAGGCCCGACAACAGTGTATGTGCGGCAGGAAGCTATCAAGTTAACCGAAACTAAAGGCAACGGACTTGAGGGAACGGTTGTTTCAAAAACGTTCTTGGGAAGTTCGCAAAAAGTTGTGCTGTCCGGTGTTAGCGACAAGTTAATCAGTGTCGTCACAGATCCGTCGACACAGTGTGAGATCGGGCAGACATTTGGGTTGTCGATCAAGACTGAAGATATTCTTGTTCTGGAAGATCAATAG
- a CDS encoding alkene reductase: MTVTLFDPIQLGDYHLKNRIFMAPMTRARTGPEGIPNELVATYYAQRASAGLIITEATAVHPRGHGWPGAPGIYTDQQQEGWAKVSKAVHAKGGRIFMQIWHMGRAVLRESIQGQQALAPSAIPAEGMLPNSEGVPTAFEIPEVMSISQIKEAVSAFADAARRAVDAGLDGVEIHAANNFLIDAFLRDGTNQRDDEYGGSIENRCKFLLEVVDAIIAKIGAGKVGIRFSPTNAMFGIKDTNPEALFTHAARQLIKRNLAYLHVLEPALDSGNSMVAGLPPVAPALRESYDGLMILNGSLNQETGQDALSSNAADAVAFGTPYISNPDLVERYENLIALTEPNPETFYGGGAEGYTDYTAKEVENA, encoded by the coding sequence ATGACTGTAACACTCTTCGACCCCATTCAATTGGGCGATTATCACCTTAAAAACCGTATATTCATGGCCCCGATGACACGTGCGCGCACTGGGCCGGAAGGCATTCCAAATGAACTTGTTGCGACATACTACGCTCAAAGGGCGAGCGCTGGCTTAATCATTACGGAGGCAACGGCTGTTCACCCGCGAGGTCATGGTTGGCCGGGTGCACCAGGTATATACACAGATCAGCAACAGGAAGGATGGGCTAAAGTCTCTAAGGCTGTTCATGCAAAAGGTGGGCGAATTTTTATGCAAATCTGGCATATGGGCCGCGCTGTGTTACGCGAAAGTATTCAAGGGCAACAAGCGCTGGCGCCTTCTGCAATTCCGGCAGAGGGTATGCTTCCCAATAGTGAAGGTGTTCCGACTGCCTTTGAAATCCCTGAAGTTATGTCCATATCTCAGATTAAAGAAGCCGTCTCCGCATTCGCCGATGCCGCCCGCCGTGCGGTTGACGCTGGGTTAGATGGGGTGGAAATACATGCCGCAAATAATTTCCTGATAGATGCATTTTTGCGTGATGGTACCAACCAACGTGACGATGAATATGGTGGTTCCATTGAAAATCGTTGCAAGTTCTTGCTGGAAGTTGTTGACGCTATCATTGCCAAAATTGGTGCGGGAAAAGTGGGCATACGGTTCTCGCCCACCAATGCAATGTTTGGGATCAAAGATACCAATCCTGAAGCATTATTTACCCATGCAGCAAGGCAATTGATAAAACGTAACTTGGCTTATCTGCATGTTCTTGAACCAGCACTGGATAGCGGTAACTCAATGGTTGCCGGTCTTCCGCCTGTCGCGCCTGCTCTGCGAGAATCTTATGATGGATTAATGATCTTAAACGGTTCGCTCAACCAGGAAACAGGACAGGATGCATTATCTTCCAATGCAGCTGATGCCGTGGCATTCGGCACCCCGTACATTTCAAATCCCGATCTTGTTGAACGCTATGAGAACCTAATAGCTTTGACGGAGCCGAACCCTGAAACGTTCTATGGCGGTGGAGCGGAAGGCTATACCGATTACACTGCTAAAGAGGTTGAGAACGCATAA